AACGAAGATGACGCCCCACATGGCTGTTCGCCTGCCCGCGAACTCCCGGAAGAGCTGGTGGATGACCAGGGCGGCTGCAAGCCCTGCCACCATCGCGATGGCAGTGAGCGCAGGGAGAGTGCCCAGCCCGGTGACGGCCGAAAGCCCACGTGCGAGCAAAGGAAACAACGGATAGAAGGCCCAGGCGTTTTCCTTCACCACGCCGTTCTGGTCGACGGGCAGGACGGTCGGGTAGCCGTCGTCAACGGCCTCCTGGTACCAGCGTCCGTCCCAGATGGTGATGAAGTTCCAGTAGTCCGGAGCCGGCGCAAACCATGGGTTGGTTCCTTGCTGCACTGCGGCCGCCATGAAGATGCAGGCGCTGACCAAACGGGCGACGACGAACGCCACGGCAACCTGCAGCCACCACGGCCACCCGGCCATCCGTGCGCCTGCGTCCGACACTACGCGGGAAAGGCGTGCCGTGGGTCCCACTCCGGCCGGGATCGGAGCCCGGGAACTCACTGCTTGGCCCGGGTGTTCTCGTCGTCGCCGGGCCGCTGCGGTGTGAGCGCTTTGAGCCTCTCGATCTCCCTGTCCTTCGCCTGCAACTGGTCCCGGAGTTCATCGAGCACCTGGTCCACCTGGTCCATCCGGTAGCCCCGCAGGCCCAAGGCGAACCGGACCGTGTCGACGTCGGACGGCTTGGCGTCCGACGGCAGCAGGACAGGAGGCAGGTTGGGAGTTGGGTCGTCGAGCCCCGCCCCCATGGAGCGACCGCGAACGATTCCCGCGCCCACAAAGAGGGCAGCGCCAACCAGGACAATCGCTACAAACACCAGAAAAAAGCTCACAGGGTCCATGGTGCCAGAAACCCCTTGCTACTCCGGGCGTTGCTCTCCGGTGGGGCTGGGCAGCGGCGCCCCATGGAGCACGCGGTGGACGGCGTCCGCCGGGTCATCGACCAACTGGATCAGATCGAGGTCCTTTTCGGACACCATGCCCTCTGCCACCAGTGTTTCCCTGATCCACTCGATCATGGGGCCCCAGAACCGGACTCCCAACAGAACAATCGGGAATGAGGTCACCTTGCGCGTCTGGACGAGGACCATGGCCTCGAACAGTTCGTCCAGGGTGCCGAGGCCGCCTGGCAGGACAACGAAGCCCTGCGCGTACTTGACGAACATGGTTTTGCGGGCAAAGAAGTACCTGAAGTTGATGCCAAGGTCCACCCACTGGTTGAGGCCCTGTTCGAAGGGAAGCTCGATGCCCAGGCCGACGGAGACCCCGTTGCCCTCCACGGCACCTTTGTTGGCTGCCTCCATGGAACCCGGTCCGCCGCCGGTTATGACCGCGACTCCGGCTTCGGCGAGCTTTCGACCAACCTCGACAGCCATCTCGTAGTACTCGGTTCCCGGCTTGGTCCGTGCCGAACCGAACACGCTGACAGCTGGCCCCAGGTCGGCCAAGGCACCGAAGCCCTCAACGAATTCGCTCTGGATCCGAAGGACGCGCCAAGGGTCCGTATGGATGAACTGGCCGGCACCGCTCGTGTCCAGCAAATGCTGGTCCGACATCCCCGTATCGGCCTGTTTGCGACGAAGCTCCAAGGAGCCTTTGTGCTTGGCAGGCGCTATTTCAGACGGCAGGGGCACATGGGTGGCCTTGACGCGTCCGTTGGCATCCGGATGGGGAACTGGGTGCTGGCTGATGCTCATTGCCCAAGGCTAGTCCCTATGGACCCCTGCTCCGCCCCAGCGACCCGCCTGTTGCATTGCAGTCTGGTATATCGCTGAAGGACAGGTTTCTGTTCAGTCACGATCTTGGGGAAGTTGCCGTGACCGTGGTCATATTTGCGTCTTTGTTCGCTAGATTCTTCGTATGACTACTCAAGCGTCCGGCGATGCCCTCGTCTCACTGAACGGCGTCAATAAGCATTACGGTCAATTGCACGTCCTGAAAGACATCAACCTGCAGGTTCGGAAGGGCGAAGTCGTGGTGGTCATCGGACCGTCAGGCTCCGGCAAGTCCACCTTGTGCCGCGCGATCAACCGCTTGGAAACGATCGACGACGGCGATATCGCCATCGACGGGAAGAAGCTTCCCGAAGAAGGCAAGGATCTCGCCCATCTTCGGGCCGACGTCGGAATGGTCTTCCAGTCCTTTAACCTGTTTGCCCACAAGACGATTCTTGAGAACGTCACTCTTGGGCCAATCAAGGTCAAGAAGGTCGCCAAGGGCACCGCGGACAAGGAAGCCATGGCCCTTCTTGAGCGTGTCGGCGTCGGACACCAGGCTCCGAAGCTTCCTGCACAGCTCTCCGGCGGACAGCAGCAGCGTGTGGCTATCGCCCGCGCTCTTGCCATGAAGCCCAAGGTGATGCTGTTCGACGAGCCTACGTCCGCGTTGGACCCCGAAATGATCAACGAAGTCCTGGACGTCATGATCCAGCTGGCCAAGGAAGGCATGACCATGATCGTGGTAACCCACGAGATGGGCTTTGCCCGCAAGGCTGCTGACCGGGTGGTGTTCATGGCCGACGGCCAGATCGTGGAAGACGCAACCCCGGAAGAGTTCTTCACCAACCCGAAGAGCGACCGTGCCAAGGACTTCCTGTCCAAGCTACTGACCCACTAGCTCCTTACAGCCCGCACCCTGAGGCCGTAAGGCGGCCATCCAATGAAAGGAACGTCATGAAGTCTCTTATTACCCGGAGGAAGTCACTCCTGGTGGCCGCTTCAGCTGCTCTTGCCCTGACGCTGAGCGCTTGTGGTGGCGGCACGTCCACCACTCCCCCAGTCGCCTCCGCCAGCTTCGCAGCCGGCACCACCATGGAAAAGCTTAATAAGGCGCAGAAGATCACTATCGGCACCAAGTTCGACCAGCCGCTTTTCGGCCAGAAGGGCCTTGACGGCAAGCCTGTCGGTTTCGACGTGGAGATGGGCAAAGCTATCGCCGCCAAGCTGGGTATCCCCGCCGATAAGATCGAATGGGTGGAGACAGTGTCCGCCAACCGCGAACCATTTATTGAACAGGGGCGCGTCGACATTGTCATCGCGACTTACACCATCAATGACTCCCGCAAGGAAAAAGTGTCCTTCGCCGGACCGTACTACGAAGCTGGCCAGGCCCTCCTGGTGAATAAGGACGACAACTCCATTACCAAGCCGGAGGATGTCAAGGGCAAGAAGGTCTGCTCCGTCACGGGATCCACGCCGGCCAAGACCATCGTCGACAAGTACGGCGCAGAACTTGTTCCTGCTGCCAACTACACCGCCTGCCTGGAGCCGCTGCGCAACAAGCAGGTTGTCGCTGTTACTACTGACAACGTCATCCTGGCCGGATATGTGGATAAGGAACCGGACGCATTCAAGCTCGCTTCGGACCAGACATTCACCAAAGAGCCCTACGGCATCGGCCTGAAGAAGGATGACACCGTCTTCCGCAACTGGATCAACGACCAGCTTGAGGGATTCGCAAAGGACGACACCTACAAGAAGGCTTGGGAAGCAACTGCAGGCAAAGTTATCAAGACGGTCCCTGAGCTTCCAAAGATCGACCGTTACTAATTAGAACCGGTGGATGTCGCCGTTCCGTACCGGAGCGGCGACATCCTTTCATCTTTAGGATTCAGTCCTAGTCCCGCCACAGACGAAGGAAGCCATGGACGCCATCTTCGAGAGCCTTCCCCAATATTGGGATGGATTTCTCCGAACCCTGTTTCTAGCTGTTGTTTCGGGCGTCATCGCCCTGGTCATTGGTACCCTCCTGGCCGCCATGCGCGTCTCACCTGTCGCCGCATTGCGGGGTTTCAGTACGTTCTACGTTGAGGTTGCCAGAAACACTCCCCTAACCATCATTTTCTTCTTTTCCGCAATTGTGCTTCCCCGCCTTGGCGTCAAATTTGAACAGTTCGAAGTCGCAGCAATCATTGCCCTCAGCAGCTACACCGCCGCCTTTGTCGCGGAAGCTGTACGCTCGGGCGTCAATAGTGTCCCTGTGGGACAAGCGGAAGCCGCGCGCAGCGTCGGCATGACATTCACTCAGGTCTTGGGGCTGGTTGTTCTGCCCCAAGCACTCCGTACCGTAGTTCCCCCCTTGATCAACATCATGATCGCCCTGGTCAAGAACTCATCCGTTGCCGGCGCGTTCTTTGTCCTCGAACTTTTCGGCTACGGCCTTCAGCTGTCCAACAGCCGGGGTGACGCGGTCATGTGGATCCTGATCGGGGTGGCCTTCTTCTACCTCCTGATCACAGTTCCGCTCGGACTTCTTGCTCACTTCGTCGAGAAAAAGGTGGCGATCGCCCGATGACTTCGGTTCTCTATGACGTTCCCGGCCCTAAGGCCAGGCGCATGTCCCTCGTCGCCTCGGTGATTGGCGCGCTCATCATCCTCGCTGGGGTGATCGGCGCTATCGTAATCCTGTCGTCCCAAGGCATCTTTAGCGCCTCCAGATGGGAAGTCTTTGTCAACGAGTCAGCCAAAGATGTCTGGACGCAGCTTGGCTTGGGTTTGCTGGCCACATTGCAGGCCGCTGGTGTCGCCGCCGTGATTGCGTTTCCTTTGGGCGTCGCCCTCTGCCTGCTGCGCATCTCGCTGATTCCATGGGTCCGTGTTCCCACCCAAGTGGTTCTCGAGTTCCTCCGCGGTATGCCGGTAGTCCTGATGATCCTGTTCGTGCTCCTGGTGTTTGCCACGAGCCCGTTCGTGGCGGTTGTCAGCGGCCTTGTGTTGTATAACGCCGCCATTTTCGCTGAGATCCTGCGTGCCGGTATCCAGTCGCTGCCGAAAGGTCAACGCGAAGCCGGCCTGGCGATTGGCCTTCGCAGTTTCCAGTCGCGAATGAGCATCGAGTTTCCGCAGGCAATCCGGCGAATGCTCCCGTCACTCGTCGCCCAATTGGTGGTGCTCCTGAAGGACACGTCCTTGGGATACATCGTGGCGTACGAAGAGCTCCTTCGTAAGGTGAAGTTGATTTCGGATCTTGAACCGAGTCTCCTGTTCTCGGCATTCTTCGTGGGCGCCGCGATCTACATCCTGATCAACCTCTCGGTCTCCCGGCTTGCGATCTGGATCGAGCGCCGCGGTTCCAAGAAGGCCGCCGGTGGCACTGCGCCGGCAATCAAAACGGTGGATTTGGAGGTCAACGCACCGGGCGCTGGCAAATAAGCGCTCCGGCGTGGAAAACTCCTATTAAAAAAATTGAGACGCCCATTCTCGTCAGAATGGGCGTCTCAATTTAATGTAATGAACTAAATAGTTATGCAGGGCCTGGAACTTATGCTTTCAGGACCGAGTCCACTCGATACGTAGATGTTGATCTGACCACAGTAGGTACCAGATCCATTCATCGGCACCGCAAATCCATTCCCTGAATACCAGGTACCTGGCGTCGGTGTGGTCCATTGGTTGCCGCCGTTACTCGGGAACGTTGCCATGGACACTGAGCCAGTTTGCTGGTAGCAGACGAAGCTTGGATAGAAGATTATTACACCGTGATAGCCGTCCACCTCCGACCACGAGCTCAACTCGCAACTTGCAGCTGCGTGCCCCGGTCCCGCCGATGCAATCAGAGACCCCATCGCCAGCACAAGGACTGCCGTGTGGCTAAGCATTCTTTTCACGATGTTCATCACGGGCACCCCGCTCCGGTGCTTGAGGCCGATTGCTGGAACTTTCCGGTTCCGGGCTCGATGTAGTCAATGAGGACCCGCGAACACCAGTTTCCCGAAGCATAGGCCGAAGTCACGTTTATGCCCTGACAGTCGCCGCCGCCAGACGACAGCGAACAGCTCGTATACGAGTCATTTACGTACCACCCATTGTGATACAAGATAACAGCCACGCCCAGTGTCAATGGCGGGGTGTACATGCAGCGACCAAACCCATAGGCAGTAATAGAACTGCCCACAGCCAATCCAGGACTTGCGAAACAGTTGGGTGTGGCCACTGTCGAGGCGGAAGCATCTCCCGCCACCTGCATGGCTGCCGAGTCCGAAGCTACAGCAGAGCCCATGAATCCAAGTGAAAATAGCGCAATGCTGATCGATGCAGCTGCTTTCAATCTAAATCGCATACTTCCCCCAACTAAGTAGTCAATAATCGACAAAACTTGACTAGTCTTGTCATGCGAGTCTACATGCTGCGCACAATGAGACAAGTGGTAAGAACTGGCACACATAAAGAAGGCCCGCAGCTACCAAGCTGCGGACCTTCCTCTTTGCTGTGCCCGAGTCCGGGATTACTGCGCCAGCCACGTCCTCAGTGCCCGCAGGCACTCACGGATGGCATCGGCGTCGACGTGCTCGTTGTCCTTGTGTGCCAGCAGTGGGTCGCCGGGGCCAAAGTTCACGGCCGGGATGCCCAGCTCGCTGAAACGCGCGACGTCGGTCCAGCCGTATTTGGGCTTTGGTTCAGCACCGACGGCGGCAACGAAGGACGCCGCGGCGGGGTGGTTGAGTCCTGGCCGGGCGCCTGCGGCAGCGTCTGTGCGGACGACGTCGAACCCCTCCAGGAGCTCGCGGACGTGGGCTTCTGCCTGGTCCGGGGTCTTGTCCGGTGCGAAGCGATAGTTGATCTCCACCACGCAGCGGTCCGGGATGACGTTGCCTGCCGTTCCACCGTTGATCTTCACCGCGTTGAGGCTCTCGCGGTAGTCAAGGCCGTCCACGTTGATGGTTCGCGGCTCGTAGGCGGCGAGCCGCGCCAGGATGGGGGCTGCGGCGTGGATCGCGTTGACGCCCATCCACGCCCGCGCCGAATGCGCGGTCTCCCCGAGAGTAGTAGCTTCGAAACGACTGGTTCCGTTGCAACCACCTTCCACTGTGCCGTGGGTTGGCTCCAGCAGGATCGCGAAGTCACCGTGCAACAGGTCCCCGTGGTTGCGGACCAAGCGTCCGAGCCCGCTCTTGACGGCTTCCACTTCCTCATGGTCGTAGAAGACGAAGGTGACGTCCTTGTCCGGCTGCTTGCCGTCGTCGAACATTGTTGCCGCGAGGGCAAGCTGCACAGCAACGCCGCCCTTCATGTCCGTGGTGCCACGGCCATAGAGGACACCTTCACCAGGAACGCCGGATTCCCACGTGGCCGGTACGGTGCCCAGCGATCCCTCCACGGTGGGCAGGGGCACGGTGTCCAGGTGCCCGGCCAGGATGACGCGCTCGGAGCGGCCAAGTTCGGTACGCGCAATGATGGCGTCGCCGTCCCGGATCACGGTATAGGCAGGGATGGCGCGCAAAGCGGACTCAACGGCGTCGGCGAGCTCAGTCTCATTGCCGGAAACGCTGTTGAAGTCGATAATTGCGGCAGTCAGCAAGGCAACGTCCTGGCGCAGGTCAAGGAGGGCGGGAGCAGGATTCAGGGTCACCCGTCCAGCCTAATGCCCGCAAATGCGACTTCTGTGGCGTGAGACGGGTTTTAACCGACCTCTGCCTGCTGGATAGACTTGGCCCATGACTGAAACTGCTTCCTCCGCTGCGCCCGCACAGGCGCCCGTAAACAACCGATCGGCCTACGGATTCGGCCTCGCCACCATCGCCACCTCGGCGTCCGGGGAAGCAACCGTGCTGGACGTCTGGTACCCGGCCCCAGCATTGGGCGTCGCCGCTGACTCCCTGCGGGACGTGGAGAACGCCGATCCTGCGCTGACAGCACTCGCGGACGAGAGCAAGGATGCAGATCGCGGCACCGAGCAGAAGGTGGTCTTCGCACAGATCGACCTCGACGCCGCCCCGGCTGACACCGCGGATGCCTACCTCCGCCTGCACCTCCTCTCGCACCGACTGGTCACGCCGAACAGCATCAACCTGGACGGCGTCTTCGGCAAGCTTCCCAACGTCGTGTGGACCAACTTCGGCCCCGCAGCGGTTGACGGCTTCGAGCTGACCCGCGCACGCCTGCGCAAGCGCGGCAACGTGGTGGTTTACGGCGTGGACAAGTTCCCGCGCATGGTTGACTATGTGGTCCCCTCCGGTGTGCGCATTGCCGACGCCGACCGCGTCCGCCTCGGCGCCCACCTCGCCGAAGGCACCACCGTGATGCACGAAGGCTTCGTGAACTTCAACGCCGGAACCCTGGGCACCTCCATGGTGGAAGGCCGCATCTCGGCCGGCGTCGTGGCTGGCGACGGAACCGACGTCGGTGGTGGAGCGTCCATCATGGGCACGCTCTCCGGTGGCGGCAAGGAAAAGATTGCCCTGGGTGAGCGCGTCCTGCTCGGCGCTAACTCCGGCGTGGGCATCAGCATCGGTGATGATTCCGTGGTCGAGGCTGGCCTGTACGTCACAGCAGGTACCCGTGTTCGGGTTCCGGGCCCCAAGGACGAAAACGGCGAGGACACCAGCAAGATCATCAAGGCCGTGGAACTCTCCGGAGTCCCCAACCTGCTCTTCCGCCGCAACTCCACCACCGGCGGCGTGGAAGTCCTTCCGCGCAAGGGCCAGACGGTGGAGCTGAACGAGGCACTTCACGCCAACTAGCAGGAGGAAATCCGTGCGCCGGTTCCGCCGCGCCATCGTTGCGGTGCTGGCATTGGCCCTCGTAGCAGGGGCCATCTACGCGATCGTGGCTGTATTGCAGCGCTCCGAAACCCTGGTTACGGAGCGCTGCGTCGCCGTCGTGGGTTCTGACAGCCACGAACTGGCCACGGACCAAGCGGCTAACGCTTCGCTGATTTCCGCGATCTCCGTCAAGCGGGGCCTTCCGCCGCGTGCCGCGAGCATCGCCCTCGCCACGGCGATGCAGGAGTCCAGGCTCCGCAACATCAACTACGGTGACGACGCCGGCCCCGACTCCCGCGGCCTGTTCCAGCAACGGCCCTCGCAGGGCTGGGGCACGGAAGCCCAAGTGATGGACCCCGTGTATGCAACCAACGCGTTTTACGACGGGCTGGTCAAAGTGCCCGGCTTCGAAACCATGGAGATCACCCAAGCCGCGCAAGCCGTCCAGCGCTCAGCGTTCCCGCGCGCCTACGCCCAGCATGAGCCGATGGGCCGGGCCTTCGCTTCGGCGCTGACCGGGCATTCGGAATCTTCACTGAACTGCGAACTGCGCATGCCGGAAGCGGCGGGTGACCCTGCCGCCGTCGTCGATGAACTTTCGACGGCGTTCGGCACCCAGGCGGCCACGGTCCAGGGCCGCACGGTGCAGTTGGATATCGCCGGAACCCAAGCTTGGGCTGTGGCTCATTGGGCGGTGGCGAATGCCAAGACGCTGTCCATCACGCAGGTTGATGTTGCCGGCCAGACCTGGAACCGGGAGAAGCGGAACGGCTGGCAAGCGTCGGCCGCCCCATCCGGCCCCGTCACCATCACGGTGTCCGCCCCCACCGCCTGAGTCAGGCCAGGAGCTCTACCACCGGCTGGACGTAACTGCGGAACACGTCCGGCTCCGACAGGAGCCGATGGCTCATGATCATGGTGTTGGGCTCCAGATACCAGGCACGGGGTTCGTTGAGTGGGAGTTCGATGATGGTGAGCTCGAAGTCACGCGAACTCCTCCCGACCTCCAGGAGCCTGTCCTCCACCATTTCGTTCAGCACATGGGTGACACCATTCGCCTCCCGCGCCGCTTCGAGGTCCGCGTACTCGTCGATCCTGTCCGTTGCCCAACCAAGGGCTGAACCAAAATGGGCCTGCAGGACACGCTGGAGGGCCGGCGAATTCCCGAAAGCCTTGAAGCTGGGCGGCGCCAGTTCGGAGGCCGGCTTGGGATAGGACTTCACGAGGCTCTCCCACCAGGCCTCCCACTCGGTCTTGAGGGCCTGGATGCCCCCTACATCCGACGTAAGGTGGCTATGGTCGGCGTGCCGGACCTTGGGGGCTGCGTGGGACAGCAGTGGTGTGCCGGCATCGTCAAGACCGGCAATATCGCGCAAGTACAAGGCGATGAGCATCGGCCCTGATGTGTCCATGGTGATGCGCCATCCCGGGCCGCCCGACTCATGCATCCGAATTCCTCCCTTTGGCAGGTCCCCGACAAGTCCCAGTCTATTCCCGTTGGCCCCCTGCGGTAGAGGCCTGGACCCACTGCTTGGCAGGCCTGCGGTAACCGCTAATGCGCCGCCGGCAACGCCTCCAGGGAACGCAGGTGGGCGGCGAGGACGTCGCTGCACATCTCAGCGGTCATCCACTCGGGCTGGAGCAACGCGTGCATGCACAGCCCGTCAAGGGTGGCCAGGAGCCTCTCGGCTTCCGCCACGAGTGTTTGATGGGCCTCGGCTTCCCCGGGGCTCAGAAGCATGATGAGACGCCCGACGACGGCAGCTACGGCACGGTGGCTCCGCTCGGCTTCTGCGGCCAGTACCGGTTTGATGCGTGCAGCGTGACGGAAGGCCATCCAGACGCAGGCATCCACCGCCAGTTCTTCGTCCAGGGGAAGGAATTGGCCGAGCAG
This Paenarthrobacter sp. GOM3 DNA region includes the following protein-coding sequences:
- a CDS encoding glutamate ABC transporter substrate-binding protein, whose protein sequence is MKSLITRRKSLLVAASAALALTLSACGGGTSTTPPVASASFAAGTTMEKLNKAQKITIGTKFDQPLFGQKGLDGKPVGFDVEMGKAIAAKLGIPADKIEWVETVSANREPFIEQGRVDIVIATYTINDSRKEKVSFAGPYYEAGQALLVNKDDNSITKPEDVKGKKVCSVTGSTPAKTIVDKYGAELVPAANYTACLEPLRNKQVVAVTTDNVILAGYVDKEPDAFKLASDQTFTKEPYGIGLKKDDTVFRNWINDQLEGFAKDDTYKKAWEATAGKVIKTVPELPKIDRY
- the dapD gene encoding 2,3,4,5-tetrahydropyridine-2,6-dicarboxylate N-succinyltransferase, which codes for MTETASSAAPAQAPVNNRSAYGFGLATIATSASGEATVLDVWYPAPALGVAADSLRDVENADPALTALADESKDADRGTEQKVVFAQIDLDAAPADTADAYLRLHLLSHRLVTPNSINLDGVFGKLPNVVWTNFGPAAVDGFELTRARLRKRGNVVVYGVDKFPRMVDYVVPSGVRIADADRVRLGAHLAEGTTVMHEGFVNFNAGTLGTSMVEGRISAGVVAGDGTDVGGGASIMGTLSGGGKEKIALGERVLLGANSGVGISIGDDSVVEAGLYVTAGTRVRVPGPKDENGEDTSKIIKAVELSGVPNLLFRRNSTTGGVEVLPRKGQTVELNEALHAN
- a CDS encoding amino acid ABC transporter ATP-binding protein, encoding MTTQASGDALVSLNGVNKHYGQLHVLKDINLQVRKGEVVVVIGPSGSGKSTLCRAINRLETIDDGDIAIDGKKLPEEGKDLAHLRADVGMVFQSFNLFAHKTILENVTLGPIKVKKVAKGTADKEAMALLERVGVGHQAPKLPAQLSGGQQQRVAIARALAMKPKVMLFDEPTSALDPEMINEVLDVMIQLAKEGMTMIVVTHEMGFARKAADRVVFMADGQIVEDATPEEFFTNPKSDRAKDFLSKLLTH
- a CDS encoding TIGR00730 family Rossman fold protein, which produces MSISQHPVPHPDANGRVKATHVPLPSEIAPAKHKGSLELRRKQADTGMSDQHLLDTSGAGQFIHTDPWRVLRIQSEFVEGFGALADLGPAVSVFGSARTKPGTEYYEMAVEVGRKLAEAGVAVITGGGPGSMEAANKGAVEGNGVSVGLGIELPFEQGLNQWVDLGINFRYFFARKTMFVKYAQGFVVLPGGLGTLDELFEAMVLVQTRKVTSFPIVLLGVRFWGPMIEWIRETLVAEGMVSEKDLDLIQLVDDPADAVHRVLHGAPLPSPTGEQRPE
- a CDS encoding amino acid ABC transporter permease; protein product: MDAIFESLPQYWDGFLRTLFLAVVSGVIALVIGTLLAAMRVSPVAALRGFSTFYVEVARNTPLTIIFFFSAIVLPRLGVKFEQFEVAAIIALSSYTAAFVAEAVRSGVNSVPVGQAEAARSVGMTFTQVLGLVVLPQALRTVVPPLINIMIALVKNSSVAGAFFVLELFGYGLQLSNSRGDAVMWILIGVAFFYLLITVPLGLLAHFVEKKVAIAR
- the dapE gene encoding succinyl-diaminopimelate desuccinylase translates to MTLNPAPALLDLRQDVALLTAAIIDFNSVSGNETELADAVESALRAIPAYTVIRDGDAIIARTELGRSERVILAGHLDTVPLPTVEGSLGTVPATWESGVPGEGVLYGRGTTDMKGGVAVQLALAATMFDDGKQPDKDVTFVFYDHEEVEAVKSGLGRLVRNHGDLLHGDFAILLEPTHGTVEGGCNGTSRFEATTLGETAHSARAWMGVNAIHAAAPILARLAAYEPRTINVDGLDYRESLNAVKINGGTAGNVIPDRCVVEINYRFAPDKTPDQAEAHVRELLEGFDVVRTDAAAGARPGLNHPAAASFVAAVGAEPKPKYGWTDVARFSELGIPAVNFGPGDPLLAHKDNEHVDADAIRECLRALRTWLAQ
- a CDS encoding TetR/AcrR family transcriptional regulator encodes the protein MPKIVDAEARRQEVVQAVFRIIASDGLERASLREVADEAGLAVGSVRHYFASSDELLAFSFGAVIDRIAGRLEAALTAVEAEPLGSKEQHAAVLNLLGQFLPLDEELAVDACVWMAFRHAARIKPVLAAEAERSHRAVAAVVGRLIMLLSPGEAEAHQTLVAEAERLLATLDGLCMHALLQPEWMTAEMCSDVLAAHLRSLEALPAAH
- a CDS encoding DivIVA domain-containing protein codes for the protein MDPVSFFLVFVAIVLVGAALFVGAGIVRGRSMGAGLDDPTPNLPPVLLPSDAKPSDVDTVRFALGLRGYRMDQVDQVLDELRDQLQAKDREIERLKALTPQRPGDDENTRAKQ
- a CDS encoding amino acid ABC transporter permease, which codes for MTSVLYDVPGPKARRMSLVASVIGALIILAGVIGAIVILSSQGIFSASRWEVFVNESAKDVWTQLGLGLLATLQAAGVAAVIAFPLGVALCLLRISLIPWVRVPTQVVLEFLRGMPVVLMILFVLLVFATSPFVAVVSGLVLYNAAIFAEILRAGIQSLPKGQREAGLAIGLRSFQSRMSIEFPQAIRRMLPSLVAQLVVLLKDTSLGYIVAYEELLRKVKLISDLEPSLLFSAFFVGAAIYILINLSVSRLAIWIERRGSKKAAGGTAPAIKTVDLEVNAPGAGK